One segment of Tamlana crocina DNA contains the following:
- the mce gene encoding methylmalonyl-CoA epimerase: protein MNKIEHIGIAVKSLKESNSLFSKLFGEAHYKIEAVESEGVKTSFFKVGDNKIELLEATTKDSPIAKFIEKKGEGIHHIAFSVDDIEAEVTRLKQEGFVVLNDTPKRGADNKLVVFLHPKTINGVLIELCQDIK from the coding sequence ATGAACAAAATTGAACATATTGGTATTGCGGTAAAAAGTTTAAAAGAGTCCAATAGTTTGTTTTCAAAACTGTTTGGTGAAGCGCACTATAAAATTGAAGCCGTTGAAAGTGAGGGTGTAAAAACCTCGTTTTTTAAAGTGGGCGACAATAAAATTGAGCTTTTGGAAGCCACAACAAAAGATAGCCCTATTGCTAAATTTATTGAGAAAAAAGGTGAAGGCATTCACCATATAGCCTTTAGTGTTGATGATATTGAAGCTGAAGTAACCCGGCTAAAACAAGAAGGTTTTGTGGTGCTAAACGATACCCCAAAACGGGGAGCTGATAATAAACTGGTGGTGTTCTTGCACCCAAAAACAATAAATGGCGTGTTAATTGAATTGTGCCAAGATATAAAGTAG
- the rbfA gene encoding 30S ribosome-binding factor RbfA: MEESQRQKKIGSVLQQDLVEVLQGAATQGGMRGIIISVSKVKVTADLSIAKVYLSIFPNNKGKELLEGIRSNTPLIRHELAQRTKNQLRRMPHLEFFIDDSLEYIENIEKSLKREDDPIKNPDALDKRKKS, from the coding sequence GTGGAAGAAAGTCAAAGACAAAAAAAAATAGGTTCGGTTTTACAACAAGATTTGGTGGAAGTGTTGCAAGGTGCGGCCACACAAGGCGGCATGCGCGGAATTATTATATCGGTTTCGAAAGTAAAAGTAACGGCCGACCTTTCCATTGCCAAAGTGTATTTGAGTATTTTCCCCAACAATAAAGGCAAAGAACTTTTGGAGGGCATCCGTTCCAACACGCCATTAATTCGCCACGAACTGGCACAGCGCACCAAAAACCAACTGCGCCGCATGCCCCATTTGGAATTCTTTATTGATGATTCTTTGGAATACATTGAAAACATTGAAAAATCGTTGAAAAGAGAGGATGACCCCATCAAAAACCCCGATGCTTTAGACAAAAGAAAAAAATCGTAA